From the Eleutherodactylus coqui strain aEleCoq1 chromosome 7, aEleCoq1.hap1, whole genome shotgun sequence genome, one window contains:
- the LSM7 gene encoding U6 snRNA-associated Sm-like protein LSm7, producing the protein MADKEKKKKESILDLSKYIDKTIRVKFQGGREASGVLKGFDPLLNLVLDGTIEYMRDPDDQYKLTEDTRQLGLVVCRGTSVVLICPQDGMEAIPNPFIQQQEG; encoded by the exons ATGGCG gataaagaaaagaaaaagaaggaaagtaTCCTCGACCTGTCCAAGTACATTGACAAGACGATTCGAGTGAAATTCCAAGGCGGTAGAGAAG CCAGTGGAGTCTTGAAGGGATTTGATCCTCTGCTGAATCTCGTATTGGATGGAACCATAGAATATATGAGGG ATCCTGATGATCAGTACAAGTTAACAGAAGACACACGGCAACTTGGACTTGTTGTTTGTAGAGGGACATCTGTGGTCCTCATCTGCCCGCAGGATGGTATGGAGGCCATTCCGAATCCTTTCATTCAGCAGCAAGAAGGCTAA